From a single Cyclobacterium marinum DSM 745 genomic region:
- the cobA gene encoding uroporphyrinogen-III C-methyltransferase, which translates to MNMSLARLSIVGAGPGDPELITLKAIKALESADVVLYDALANEALLDHAPESSLKIFVGKRAGKHSYKQEEINSMIVNWAKTGSHVVRLKGGDPYVFGRGHEELEYAEKHGIETTYIPGISSAMAVPGLAGVPLTKRGVNESFWVVTGTLKDHGTANDLYLAAQSSATVIILMGMKKLTEIVKLFAEYRGSDEPICLIQNGSKAEERFLSGDLKSILPLQETARLNAPAVIVIGKVVEERKLKEKLVQEMRLVE; encoded by the coding sequence ATGAATATGAGCTTAGCCAGATTATCCATAGTGGGAGCAGGACCGGGAGATCCTGAATTGATCACCTTAAAAGCCATAAAGGCATTAGAAAGTGCAGATGTGGTTTTGTATGACGCCTTGGCCAATGAGGCTTTATTGGATCATGCTCCGGAAAGCAGCTTAAAGATCTTTGTAGGAAAAAGAGCCGGCAAACATTCTTACAAGCAAGAAGAAATAAATAGCATGATCGTCAACTGGGCAAAAACCGGAAGTCATGTGGTAAGACTCAAAGGAGGAGATCCTTATGTATTTGGGCGTGGACATGAAGAACTTGAATATGCTGAGAAACACGGGATTGAAACAACTTATATTCCCGGGATCAGCAGTGCCATGGCCGTCCCAGGACTTGCTGGAGTTCCCCTTACAAAAAGAGGAGTCAATGAAAGTTTTTGGGTTGTAACAGGGACGTTAAAGGACCATGGTACGGCAAATGATCTATACCTTGCTGCTCAATCTTCTGCCACAGTAATTATATTAATGGGAATGAAGAAACTTACTGAGATTGTAAAACTTTTTGCTGAATACCGAGGCAGTGATGAACCCATCTGTTTGATCCAAAATGGAAGTAAAGCAGAAGAGCGGTTTTTATCCGGAGATTTAAAAAGCATACTTCCCTTACAAGAAACGGCCCGTTTAAATGCTCCCGCAGTAATTGTAATAGGAAAAGTGGTGGAAGAAAGGAAACTCAAGGAAAAGCTTGTTCAAGAAATGAGGCTGGTTGAATGA
- a CDS encoding patatin-like phospholipase family protein yields MQNKRALVISGGGSKGAFGGGIAEYLIRECNFNYDIFVGTSTGSLLVPLLSIDEIEKIRAIYTTVTQDSIFSSNPFIVYKDRGVYKTRINHFGIIKMFLRGKKTFGESKNLFKLIKKIITPSDFERMKNNTAEVYVTVSNLSTNTVEYKRLKDCSYIDFCQWIWASSNIVPFMSLLEKDGSEYADGGFADLVPISEAIYRGATEVDVIVLKAKAGRALKRPVRNALELTTRAFDFMLDQISSDDIKIGQLLSGNREVKLNFYYPPAQLTENSLIFDPYQMKKWWRQGMNFAREQNPVCKCISVGFENKPNLKAHDTGE; encoded by the coding sequence ATGCAAAATAAAAGAGCATTGGTTATTTCAGGAGGAGGAAGCAAAGGTGCCTTTGGAGGAGGAATTGCAGAATACCTGATAAGAGAATGTAATTTCAACTATGATATATTTGTCGGCACTTCCACCGGAAGTTTGCTGGTACCATTGCTCTCTATTGATGAGATCGAAAAAATCAGGGCGATTTATACCACTGTTACTCAAGATTCAATATTTAGTTCGAATCCGTTTATAGTTTACAAAGATAGAGGTGTTTACAAAACCCGCATCAATCACTTTGGGATAATAAAAATGTTTTTGAGGGGCAAGAAGACATTTGGTGAAAGCAAAAATCTTTTTAAGTTGATTAAAAAGATAATTACTCCTTCAGACTTTGAAAGGATGAAGAACAATACAGCTGAAGTATATGTCACAGTCTCTAACCTGAGTACAAATACTGTTGAGTATAAAAGGTTGAAAGATTGCTCATATATTGATTTCTGTCAATGGATTTGGGCATCTTCCAATATTGTTCCCTTTATGAGTCTTTTGGAAAAGGATGGTAGTGAATATGCCGATGGAGGGTTTGCAGACTTGGTGCCAATTTCGGAAGCCATTTATAGGGGAGCCACCGAAGTCGATGTAATCGTTTTGAAAGCAAAAGCAGGGAGAGCCTTGAAAAGGCCTGTGCGAAATGCCTTGGAGCTTACCACTAGGGCCTTTGATTTTATGCTAGATCAGATCAGTAGCGATGATATAAAAATAGGCCAATTATTAAGTGGAAACCGTGAAGTAAAATTAAACTTTTATTACCCTCCGGCTCAACTGACAGAGAATTCTCTTATTTTTGACCCTTACCAAATGAAGAAATGGTGGCGTCAGGGGATGAATTTTGCCAGAGAGCAAAACCCTGTTTGCAAATGCATATCTGTGGGTTTTGAAA
- a CDS encoding nitrate reductase → MSTQEELSYKSTCSYCGVGCGLIVKKDKKGQISLKGDPDHPVNKGMLCSKGMNLNYVVADDSDRLLQPQMRWGKSHPLEKVEWDIALERASAVFKSIIAKHGPDAVAFYVSGQCLTEEYYLVNKLTKGFLKTNNIDTNSRLCMSSAVMGYIKTLGEDSVPISYEDIELADCFFVAGANPAWCHPILWRRIEQHKEENPEVKIIVADPRATQSCSIADLHLQLNPGTDEILFLAIGRCIIEQGDIDLSFIKNHTDGFDAYRDQVMTTTLKEASEICGVSIEEIKLAASYIGNAKAFLSLWTMGLNQSADGVNKNLALIDLNLITGNIGKPGAGPFSLTGQPNAMGGREVGGMATLLACHRNLNNPEHRKEVADFWGVDKISPNPGKTATQIFEGLEDGSIKAIWVICTNPLVSMPEARKVENALKKARFVVVQDISNKNETIPYADLVLPAAGWGEKEGTMTNSERRISHLSQFKSPPGEALPDAEILIQFAKKMKFSGFEFNNMAEVYAEYCQLTKNTNIDISGLDYDYLKHQGTVQWPFLNKTQGGTKRLFTDRKFYTPNNRAQILTSGLKNSYEKATPEFPLILTTGRIRDQWHTMTRTGKVNKLNSHIPSPFLEIHPDDAKARGVKEGDTVLVSGLRGEVRVHAQITDKIKKGMVFIPMHWGKILGNDFARANNLTGNSLDPVSKQPDFKYSVVQVALYKTVKQKIVIIGAGAAAYRFINTYREFNQKDEIHVFSKEKHPFYNRVLLPDYVNAHKNWNDLLKFKSPADMDKLNIKLYVENGIESIDRSNKTVTDEKGKVHHYGTLILATGSRAFVPPDAPMHLPGVFTMRNRKDADDLKKYLNYKGHVLIAGGGLLGLELAAALREIDMQVTIVQLGSRLMERQLDPMASSLLRERLEEMGVQLFMNNQLSLLESHGDNKNITANLKSGQSIACNAIVYAIGTRPNIELGKSTGLICGRGIKVNDYLQTSDPDIFAMGEIAEHKGKLNGITAAAESQADTASRFINGDLLSTYKGSVPMNILKFADLDLCSIGIPEKPANAEGYEEILLIDTAQTYYKKCIVFKDRLVGAILMGDKSEFAEFKKLIEEKTELSSKRQELLRGSSTKEEVIGEVVCSCGQVGKGNITKAIQSGCKEFRALCQQTGAGLGCGSCKPEVKEILDEARMATIQV, encoded by the coding sequence ATGTCAACTCAGGAAGAATTAAGTTATAAAAGTACCTGCTCCTATTGTGGTGTAGGTTGTGGGCTCATCGTAAAAAAAGATAAGAAAGGTCAAATCAGCCTTAAAGGAGACCCGGATCATCCTGTAAACAAGGGCATGCTTTGTTCAAAGGGAATGAATTTAAACTATGTTGTAGCAGATGATTCTGACCGTTTATTACAGCCTCAGATGCGTTGGGGAAAATCCCACCCTTTGGAAAAAGTTGAATGGGACATAGCATTGGAACGGGCAAGTGCCGTTTTTAAATCCATCATTGCCAAGCATGGCCCGGACGCTGTCGCCTTCTACGTTTCCGGTCAATGTTTAACTGAAGAATATTACCTTGTCAATAAGCTTACCAAGGGTTTTTTGAAAACCAACAATATTGACACCAACTCTCGCCTTTGCATGAGTTCTGCAGTTATGGGTTACATTAAAACACTTGGAGAAGACAGTGTACCCATCTCCTATGAGGACATTGAATTGGCAGACTGTTTTTTTGTGGCAGGTGCTAACCCTGCTTGGTGCCATCCCATTCTATGGAGAAGAATTGAGCAACATAAAGAAGAAAACCCTGAGGTAAAAATTATTGTCGCAGATCCACGTGCCACCCAAAGTTGCTCCATCGCTGACCTCCACCTTCAACTCAACCCGGGAACGGATGAAATACTTTTCTTGGCCATTGGTAGGTGCATTATTGAACAAGGTGACATAGACCTATCGTTTATTAAAAACCACACGGATGGATTTGATGCCTATAGGGATCAGGTAATGACAACTACTTTAAAAGAGGCTTCAGAAATTTGTGGGGTGTCTATAGAAGAAATAAAACTGGCTGCCTCTTATATTGGAAATGCCAAGGCATTCCTTTCCCTTTGGACCATGGGCCTTAATCAAAGTGCCGATGGAGTGAATAAAAACCTCGCATTGATCGACCTGAATTTAATCACAGGCAATATTGGAAAACCTGGCGCGGGCCCATTTAGTTTGACAGGGCAACCCAATGCAATGGGTGGACGGGAAGTAGGTGGCATGGCTACTTTGTTGGCTTGTCATCGCAATTTAAACAATCCTGAACACCGGAAGGAGGTGGCTGACTTTTGGGGTGTGGATAAAATTTCACCCAATCCTGGAAAAACTGCTACACAAATATTTGAAGGCCTAGAAGATGGTTCGATAAAAGCAATATGGGTTATTTGTACCAACCCGTTGGTAAGTATGCCTGAAGCTAGAAAAGTAGAAAATGCCCTTAAAAAAGCTAGATTTGTGGTTGTTCAGGATATTTCTAACAAGAATGAAACCATACCATATGCTGACCTTGTACTTCCTGCTGCAGGCTGGGGAGAGAAGGAAGGTACCATGACCAATTCGGAAAGACGAATAAGCCACCTCAGCCAATTTAAATCCCCTCCGGGAGAAGCACTTCCCGATGCCGAAATCTTGATTCAGTTTGCCAAAAAAATGAAGTTTTCAGGTTTCGAGTTCAACAATATGGCAGAAGTTTATGCCGAATATTGCCAGTTGACCAAAAACACTAATATTGATATTTCCGGTTTAGATTATGACTATCTAAAACACCAGGGCACCGTGCAATGGCCATTTTTAAATAAGACCCAGGGAGGCACTAAGCGCTTATTTACAGACCGTAAATTTTATACACCAAATAACCGCGCGCAAATTTTAACGTCCGGACTCAAAAACAGTTATGAAAAAGCCACTCCTGAATTCCCATTAATTTTAACCACAGGAAGGATTCGAGACCAATGGCACACCATGACAAGAACCGGGAAAGTCAACAAATTAAACAGCCATATCCCCAGTCCTTTTCTAGAAATTCACCCCGATGATGCAAAAGCACGGGGGGTAAAGGAAGGGGACACCGTATTGGTATCCGGTCTTAGAGGTGAAGTTAGGGTGCATGCACAAATAACCGACAAGATTAAAAAAGGTATGGTCTTTATCCCCATGCATTGGGGTAAAATATTAGGAAATGATTTTGCCAGAGCCAATAATTTAACCGGGAACTCATTGGATCCGGTTTCCAAGCAACCCGATTTTAAATATTCGGTAGTACAGGTGGCCTTGTATAAAACTGTGAAACAAAAAATAGTGATAATAGGGGCCGGGGCAGCTGCCTATCGCTTCATTAATACTTATAGGGAATTCAATCAGAAGGACGAAATCCATGTATTCTCTAAAGAAAAGCATCCATTTTACAACAGGGTCCTACTCCCTGATTATGTAAATGCTCATAAAAATTGGAATGATTTGTTAAAATTCAAATCCCCTGCCGATATGGACAAGCTTAACATTAAACTGTATGTGGAAAATGGCATAGAATCCATTGACAGATCCAACAAAACAGTCACAGATGAAAAAGGTAAAGTTCATCATTACGGAACCCTAATATTGGCTACCGGTAGCAGGGCTTTCGTACCACCGGACGCCCCTATGCACCTGCCAGGGGTATTTACCATGCGAAATAGAAAAGATGCAGACGACCTTAAAAAATACTTAAACTATAAAGGCCATGTACTTATTGCAGGAGGAGGTTTGTTGGGTTTGGAACTGGCCGCGGCACTTAGAGAAATTGACATGCAAGTGACCATTGTCCAATTGGGTTCACGCTTAATGGAAAGGCAATTGGATCCTATGGCAAGTTCACTATTAAGAGAAAGACTGGAAGAAATGGGCGTTCAGTTGTTTATGAACAATCAATTATCTTTGCTAGAGTCACATGGTGACAATAAAAATATTACTGCAAACCTCAAAAGTGGGCAGAGTATCGCTTGCAATGCGATAGTATATGCCATCGGAACTCGGCCAAATATAGAGCTGGGTAAATCCACAGGACTAATTTGTGGTAGAGGAATTAAAGTAAACGACTACCTACAGACCAGTGACCCTGATATTTTTGCCATGGGAGAAATTGCTGAACACAAAGGGAAGCTCAATGGGATAACAGCCGCTGCGGAATCTCAAGCAGATACCGCTTCCAGATTCATTAACGGCGATTTACTCAGTACCTATAAAGGAAGTGTTCCAATGAACATTTTGAAATTTGCAGACCTTGACCTCTGCTCCATAGGCATACCTGAGAAACCTGCCAATGCAGAGGGTTACGAGGAAATTCTTTTAATAGATACGGCTCAAACTTATTATAAAAAATGCATTGTTTTCAAAGATCGACTGGTGGGGGCAATCTTAATGGGAGATAAATCTGAATTTGCTGAATTCAAAAAATTAATTGAAGAAAAAACTGAATTGTCCAGTAAAAGGCAGGAACTTCTAAGAGGAAGTTCCACCAAAGAAGAAGTCATCGGGGAAGTGGTTTGCTCATGTGGTCAAGTTGGTAAGGGAAATATTACAAAAGCCATCCAATCGGGATGCAAAGAATTTAGGGCACTTTGCCAGCAAACCGGTGCTGGCTTGGGATGTGGAAGCTGCAAACCTGAGGTCAAAGAAATCTTAGATGAAGCACGAATGGCTACCATTCAAGTATAA
- a CDS encoding rubredoxin, whose translation MQKADLVRVFVKGGIISPGDFLKMIQTVQALGTSYIHLGSRQDVLFPLENKNLKSLNQTFNSIDTPYDTDGEEYHNIVSSYPAVDVMPTTHWLASHTYHYVLDTFDYKPKLKINITDPVQSLVPLFTGNINFVASPIENYWYLYLNFSKVDTKPWCAPELIYGYDLAKVAKEIEALAPFEGNLKYEEIYQKVMSNAQPDLQKMEQELDYPEGTTPYYEGMNRIVGGKYWLGLYWRNNKFSIAFLIALCQLCIKTNIGKICLTPWKSLIVKGIAEKDRLSWEKLLGKYGINIRHSSIELNWHVPVLDEEALELKNYLVRALDKQDISTYGLSFSIKTKPMSLFTTVAIEKAIKEKENDPDTFNILYSKKFNPNLSEYLYFVKQVPLETLPPLLIELSYKYYDQLELQKTQEYTDPKASEVKKINKKYQCKNCLSVFDEKYGDPESDIEPYTSFIKLPDNYTCPICDSPKSAFKFINS comes from the coding sequence ATGCAAAAAGCAGACTTAGTCAGAGTATTTGTCAAAGGAGGAATCATCTCTCCGGGTGATTTTTTAAAAATGATCCAAACAGTCCAGGCTCTCGGTACCAGCTATATTCACTTAGGTTCCCGTCAGGATGTTTTATTCCCTTTGGAAAACAAAAACCTTAAATCCCTTAACCAAACGTTTAACTCGATCGACACTCCTTATGACACTGACGGAGAAGAGTATCACAATATTGTCTCCTCCTATCCGGCAGTGGATGTAATGCCTACTACCCATTGGCTTGCCTCACATACCTACCACTATGTATTAGACACTTTTGACTACAAACCCAAGCTAAAAATAAATATTACGGATCCTGTTCAAAGTCTTGTGCCACTTTTTACCGGCAATATAAACTTTGTGGCCTCACCTATTGAAAATTATTGGTATTTGTATTTAAATTTCTCCAAGGTCGATACCAAACCATGGTGTGCTCCCGAGTTAATTTATGGCTATGACCTAGCAAAAGTGGCCAAAGAAATAGAAGCTTTAGCTCCTTTTGAAGGGAACTTGAAATATGAGGAAATCTATCAGAAGGTCATGAGTAATGCTCAACCGGACCTACAAAAGATGGAGCAGGAATTGGATTATCCTGAAGGGACCACTCCCTATTATGAAGGCATGAATAGGATTGTTGGTGGCAAGTATTGGCTGGGCCTTTACTGGAGAAACAATAAATTTTCAATAGCCTTTTTAATCGCCCTTTGTCAACTATGCATCAAAACCAATATTGGAAAAATATGTTTAACACCTTGGAAATCTCTGATTGTAAAAGGAATTGCTGAAAAAGACAGGCTCAGTTGGGAAAAATTACTAGGTAAATATGGTATAAACATAAGACACAGCTCCATTGAGTTAAACTGGCACGTCCCTGTACTTGATGAGGAAGCCCTTGAACTGAAAAATTACCTCGTCCGTGCCTTAGACAAGCAGGACATAAGTACTTATGGGCTCAGCTTTTCCATTAAGACAAAGCCCATGTCCTTGTTTACAACCGTGGCCATAGAAAAAGCTATAAAAGAAAAAGAAAATGACCCGGACACATTTAATATCCTTTATTCAAAAAAGTTCAATCCAAATCTTTCTGAATACCTTTACTTTGTAAAACAGGTTCCTCTAGAAACCCTTCCTCCTTTATTAATTGAACTTAGTTATAAATATTATGACCAACTAGAACTGCAAAAAACGCAAGAATATACGGACCCTAAAGCTTCAGAAGTAAAGAAAATTAATAAAAAATACCAATGTAAAAACTGCCTTTCTGTCTTCGATGAAAAATACGGGGACCCGGAATCAGATATCGAGCCCTATACCTCTTTTATTAAATTACCGGATAATTATACTTGTCCAATATGTGACAGCCCCAAATCTGCATTCAAGTTTATTAACAGCTAA
- a CDS encoding NarK family nitrate/nitrite MFS transporter — protein sequence MKPLINKATSINLFDFKSPQMRAFHLSWFAFFLCFFGWFGIAPLMAIVRDELNLSKSQIGNIIIASVSITVLGRLFIGWLVDRIGPRITYTYLLLIGSIPVILIGLSNSYESFLLFRLAIGVIGASFVITQYHTSVMFAPNVVGTANATSAGWGNMGGGVTQMVMPLIFGFFVSLGFLESSAWRYAMMVPGFAMILTAFAYYKWTTDFPEGNIKDLKKSNPDFKIKKKSSQKGALKEALSDKRVWALFLIYGACFGIELTINNIAAIYYHDFFDLNLKTAGLIAGLFGLMNLFARSLGGFFGDKAGIKWGLRGRVAFLGIVLLIEGIALVVFSQMTILPLAIGSMVVFSLFVQMAEGATFSVVPFINKKAIGMVSGIVGAGGNVGAVMAGFLFKMEGLSYSQSLSIMGIAVTAVSACSLIIRFSNVDESVAKEELDKSLEHKAALQAEMVRS from the coding sequence ATGAAACCACTTATCAACAAAGCGACCTCTATCAACCTATTTGATTTCAAGTCTCCACAGATGCGTGCCTTCCATCTTTCTTGGTTTGCATTCTTTCTATGTTTTTTCGGTTGGTTTGGAATTGCTCCATTAATGGCCATCGTGAGAGACGAATTGAATTTATCTAAATCTCAAATAGGCAACATCATTATTGCTTCAGTCTCTATCACAGTATTAGGAAGGTTATTTATCGGTTGGTTAGTAGATCGAATAGGACCTAGGATTACCTATACCTACCTTTTGCTCATTGGATCCATACCGGTAATACTTATTGGATTGAGTAATAGCTATGAAAGCTTTCTATTGTTTCGATTGGCAATAGGTGTGATTGGAGCTTCTTTTGTAATCACTCAATACCATACCTCAGTAATGTTTGCACCGAATGTAGTAGGCACAGCCAATGCTACCTCTGCAGGATGGGGAAATATGGGTGGTGGAGTCACACAAATGGTCATGCCATTAATCTTTGGTTTTTTTGTATCCTTAGGCTTTTTGGAAAGCAGCGCTTGGAGATATGCCATGATGGTACCCGGGTTTGCAATGATACTTACAGCATTTGCCTATTACAAATGGACAACGGATTTTCCTGAAGGAAACATTAAAGACCTTAAAAAGAGTAATCCGGATTTTAAAATCAAGAAAAAAAGTAGCCAGAAAGGGGCATTGAAAGAAGCGCTGTCAGACAAAAGAGTATGGGCCTTGTTTTTAATTTATGGGGCCTGCTTCGGTATTGAACTTACCATAAACAATATTGCTGCAATTTACTACCATGATTTCTTTGATTTAAACCTGAAAACTGCAGGATTAATTGCTGGTTTGTTTGGTTTGATGAATTTATTTGCAAGGTCTTTGGGAGGCTTTTTTGGAGATAAGGCAGGCATAAAATGGGGATTAAGAGGACGTGTAGCATTCTTGGGAATCGTTCTATTAATAGAGGGAATAGCCTTAGTAGTTTTTTCTCAAATGACAATTTTGCCGTTGGCTATAGGATCCATGGTAGTATTCAGCCTTTTTGTACAAATGGCAGAAGGAGCAACCTTTTCTGTGGTACCTTTCATTAACAAAAAGGCAATAGGAATGGTCTCAGGAATTGTAGGAGCAGGAGGAAATGTAGGTGCAGTGATGGCTGGATTTTTATTTAAAATGGAAGGCTTAAGTTATAGTCAGTCATTGTCTATTATGGGGATTGCTGTAACAGCCGTAAGTGCTTGTTCACTAATAATCAGATTTTCTAATGTTGATGAAAGCGTCGCAAAAGAGGAATTGGATAAGTCCTTGGAACACAAAGCAGCACTTCAGGCAGAAATGGTACGAAGTTGA
- a CDS encoding DUF6503 family protein — translation MKKEWYLLFLIVIVAACKAPNEAETIINQSIKAHGGDLYQSAEISFTFRERQYKIFKSPNSYSYSRSFNDEGKKTVDVLNKEGFSREVNGQKVALPEEEKIAYTNSVNSVAYFAFLPYGLNDAAVIKKSMGAETIEGKEYNVIKVTFEKEGGGEDFEDEFLYWINKETHLVDYLAYSYHTDGGGLRFRKAINTHEISGLILQDYENYKPEDESLSVEDLSELFKNGELKLLSEILLEDIQVKFVN, via the coding sequence ATAAAAAAGGAATGGTATCTATTGTTTTTAATAGTTATTGTAGCAGCATGCAAAGCACCGAATGAGGCTGAAACGATTATCAATCAATCAATAAAGGCCCATGGAGGGGACTTGTACCAAAGTGCAGAAATTAGCTTTACCTTTAGAGAAAGGCAATACAAGATCTTTAAGTCACCTAATTCTTATAGTTATTCGCGTTCTTTTAACGATGAGGGTAAGAAAACTGTAGATGTTTTAAATAAGGAAGGTTTTAGTAGAGAAGTGAACGGCCAAAAGGTTGCTTTGCCTGAAGAGGAAAAGATTGCCTACACCAATTCTGTAAACTCTGTAGCTTATTTTGCATTTCTGCCCTATGGCCTAAATGATGCAGCTGTCATCAAAAAATCAATGGGGGCTGAAACCATAGAGGGTAAGGAATATAATGTAATAAAAGTTACCTTTGAAAAAGAGGGTGGTGGAGAAGATTTTGAAGATGAATTTTTGTATTGGATCAATAAAGAAACTCATTTGGTGGATTATTTGGCCTATTCTTACCACACTGATGGGGGAGGTCTCAGGTTTAGAAAAGCAATTAATACCCATGAAATTTCAGGTTTGATTTTACAAGATTATGAGAACTATAAACCCGAAGACGAGTCTCTATCCGTGGAAGACTTATCTGAATTGTTTAAAAATGGAGAACTTAAGCTATTGTCTGAAATTCTATTGGAAGATATTCAGGTTAAATTTGTCAATTGA